In Silene latifolia isolate original U9 population chromosome 6, ASM4854445v1, whole genome shotgun sequence, the genomic window atcacactagtattggcatggcaccgtttgaggccttatatgggaggagatgtaggagcccGATTTGCTGGGACGACACTGCTGAggtagtggttctaggaccagagatggtacatgagatggttgagcagattaagatgatcaaggaaaggatgagagcggctcaggatagacaaaagagttatacagatctacatcgccgggatatagagtttcaggttggggataaggctCTTCTGAAattgtctcctatgcgtggggttatgaggtttgggaagaaaggcaagctgagtcagaagttcatagggccttatgagatcttagagcgggttggagaggttgcttatcgtttggctttgctcagctgcgttagagagggtgcataatatgtttcatgtatctcagctgcggaagtatgtgagtgatccgtcacatgtgttagaggcagagagcttagagctagatgagtccttgtcataccttgaggtgactaagaagattcttgaccggaaggttaggaagactaggagtggagagacagttttgctcaaaatcctttggtctaaccacgagaccgaggaagctacatgggaggcagaggaggctatgagagagcgttaccctttcctttttgatcaggtatgtatggttacggggacgtaaccttgtttcttttaggagggtagaagatgatcgcaaagagtttttaggagtttttacatctttttggtgttgtgtcggtatggttagtaatggtttgagtcgggttgagtttggttagtagcatgtttttatgttgagttttgttttggttgttgtgtcgggagtgtagtagcatgtctttgttttgttgtggcttgaacttcggggacgaagttttttttaaggagggaagactgtaatactacggttttatgagtctctaggtactctatcgagtgggccttactctgtcgagtaagtgtgttttgcattttaaattagtttctgacctgttgggtactcgatcgagtagccttggtactcgatcgagtaggcggcactcgatcgagtacgtcggctactcgatcgagtagccgtttTACGGGGGGataatttgtcgggttttgttaataatgcgatttaatatataaacacttccgtcactttgataatacacttttacaaacctaattactttcaaaagagaaatcaatctacgtacttcgcattcatcgcattatttgcaaatcccggagcttggaaggtcggaattcgtctttctttacatctttgtgatccttgcgtcgagggtaagatctacgtactttttttatggtattttgtctaagttggttaaaccctaatttggggatttgagggttttgttgtctttcttgtttggtagtaattgtatgatcatatgttaggaggaggattcgtagaagaggccttttgataacagctgttgagatcgtctgactgtattgcattacaggtagggtttccctactcagtattagacCCATAATGTGTtagtggtgatttgtgattgttgattgttatcatacgagtattgtgacggttgttggttttgtttgctgtttagtagttgtgattgtttgtatctgtctgtgttcttcggggtgcgtccctggctgagtggagtcacttgcgggagtggcttcacgcccattatccgccttctgtggaacccgccacagaagggatgtgcacattaatggatttgggtttatcgctcgacggagatgagcggggattaggtgggaacggctgcggtcccccactggcggcgtggagagacctgttgcgatgggcactctggcaggactacacactttagtgtgtagtcagtattgtggagttggtgatggagttcggagtatatatgtgacaattgagctgtgttgtttgttgtgttgttggattatataaattgtgtgattagtactgaccccgtttattgttttaaaaactgtggtgatccattcggggatggtgagcagttgttaagcaggtatgagtagagatacatgggctagctgggatgagtcatcactgcaGTTAGaaaagtcttccgctgttgtcagacattatgtttagcttttagacatttggttttggaGAATATGTATTCACATTTTATGAGTTTGGTTTCCGGATTGTAAACTTTCacttaactttatactatttaaactttatttcgttattgtcttatgattatcattgcctcgggaaaccgggatggtaacttctttatacctgagtggtagggtcctggtaaggcacttggagtatgggggtgttacaaggtgGGAATGTGTCTTTTTGAAATAACCTCCACGACCTCCATTACGACCACCAAGTCTACGTCCACGTCCACGCCCACGGCCGCGCCATTGTCCACGGCCTTGACCACTGCTGCTGGCATGGTCTCTATAATTCCCCTTTTCATTATAGGACATAATGTTTGCTTCTGGCAATGGGGTAGAACCAGTAGGACGCGATtcatgatttttcatcaaaagcTCATTATTTTTCTAAGCCACCAACAAACAAGATATTAATTCAGAATATTTCTTAAAGTCCTTTTCACGATATTGTGTTTGCAGGACAATATTATTAGCGTGAAAAGTAGAATATGTTTTTTCTAACATATCCATATCTGTGACTTTCTCGCCACATAACTTCAATTGAGAAGTAATTTTGAACTTGGCTGAATTATATTCACTGACAGATTTGAAATCTTGCAATCTCAAATGCATCCAATCATAGCGAGCGTTTGGCAATATTAGGGTTTTCTGGTGATCATACATTTCCTTTAGATTGCTCCAAAGGATTTGTGAGTCTTTAATAGTCAAATATTCGTTTTTAAGACCCTCGTGGAGGTGATGGCGAAGAAATATCATAGCATTAGCCTTATATTGACATGTTTTATTTCTATCTTTTATCGTCTCACCAAGCCCTTTTGCATCTAGGTGTATTTCAGCATCTAACACCCAAGGTAAATAATTCTTTCCCGAAATTTCAAGGGCCGCAAATTCAAGTTTTGCAAGGTTTGACATGATTTTCACTATTAacaatataataattaaaattaggTCATGAAAATTAtcatgaaataaaaaaaaattaacaaaacaaaacaaaaaaaagaaaataaaagtttTCTTGAGTAATCTATACACAAAGTGCATAGTAGACACCAAGGTTAGCGGTAATCTGTATACAAAGTATACAGTAGACCaaatatattaaaataattatgtaTGAATGAATATAGTATATAGATTTGTAACATGAAAATCAACAAATTTATCAAACAAATTGTGTAATATGCAAATGGAATCTCATAATGCAAGTTATCATTATCTTTAATATCAATTATTTATCATTGAAGAGTTTAACTACGGTTATATGTATGATTATGTACATGCAAAGATTATGTGAACAAAAGAATTCATATATACAAGTGAATGTGTATAAACTTGTGTCATAATCACAATAATATAAATTTAGTATAGATAGAAAACTTACAAATTAAATTGGTAGATTTGTTAAGCAAGgatcgaaaatcaaaatcaaaggcGAAAAACTATAAGTTCGCAACAAACCTAAATTTGATGATTCTCCCAAATGTTTTATTGATCTTGAATAGAGAATCGTGCTGATAACGTATTATAATTCTACTTTGATAagagaagattaaagagagaaaacaaTATAAGAGAAAgtgagtattgttgttgtatatATGTTCTTCCATGTACATGTGCATGTATATATATAGATTACAAAGATACCTTTTGGTGAAAAGTAACAATGGTTCTTAAAGGATAAGGAGATGAAATGTTACAATGGTTGGGAATAGATACAATGGTTGGGGGATGTAAGGGTATCATGGTCATCCACTATACATATTTTATAacacattaatatattttttttatgacatatcctaaaattacgataaataaaatttgagacaaatccactactcccgttattaatattttacttttattaatgaaacaatagtaataacatttcactacttgcccgtaatcattgttactttcacaactcccgccgtaattattgttactgtcactactgccgcattaatattgataatttcactactttcgccgtaattattgttactttcactattgccgcattaatattaattatttcactactcccgttttTGTTTCTACCGCTTTcgctaatctcgttgataatattattacttttactattcaaatgagtgattactatcatataactatatccaatgttactacaattcttttctttacttttactacttaagcattcaatttaagaggattctatatttatataaataaattacatatatgcattagatcaaatcgaaacaattatgcaatattatatattatggaatctaacttgaattaccCTTTAATGGGTAAtgctaaatacaacccaatgggttgtatttaagcattaaaTACCTTCTAATTTGGATATTAACTTAGGAATTAAgaactaaattacacattaaccaaTACAATTAATGCCTATATCAATAATTTAGTATATTATTAAATACCtagttatattatatttttgtatgttaaataactaacatctctatacatctaataaactataaagtttaataaaattgcatagattttaaatttaatatataattttatgatgataataattaatagcaTAAGTGtacatatttatactaattaattattttattttaaggaaattaaccatcttctagtcttccataaatatttaggaaaattatcaagcatcTTTTTTCTTTCAGTTTCCTTGAatttgaccatcttaattaattattttattttaaggaaattgaccatcttaattaattattttattttagggaaattgaccatattttagtctcttacaaatgtttaggaaaattaccaaacttctatataatttaattttaacccaaactatataatatttgcattgagatcccttaatcgggtccatcacatggtgctaataatttaaaactatatagtataattaatttgtataactttctttaattacatgaaactcccttggtttctggatttaatatatagtaattattattattattattgatcttaAATAGTGGTTGAAATAACATGTCATACCTTTacttttaagaatattattaaacttcacaattattttatttttaattaaaaggaTTTGTATAACGATCTTAAATAAATAGATGTATGTGTAAATTTTAAGTGGTACAATTTCAGGAAAGTTAAGTTTAAccttttaccaaataaaaaaaatatacaacattttcaaccaatatttcatcataagaaaataaattaaaaaaaatgcgATAAATtttaatcaattcattaatatattttactacaaaaaattcaattaaaatgttaattttataagttaatgttatgttgtcaattgtcattaatcaagtaagcaatataaatttaaattaattaatattaaccaatctaaaaatgacatgtggaataaaattaaatggtataAGTAGTCTTTTAACTATATATTTCAGTATAGATGTATGCGTGGAGAATGGTTGGGTAGGCGTGTGTCAATCTTAACCAAGGTGGCAATGCGAATGTCTATGTGGCTTTTCCACATCCTATGTGGCTTTGTCTAGTTGGCATTTCTTAGGAtgtcttttaataatattttatagattatTTTTATGactatttaataaaaaaaatttactAACTTAATATTTAAAATCATACATTCTGAAGATGAAGTTCAAAAGGTTAAAAATTCATAGCGGTTTAAccatattttaatgaaaaaaaatctGAACAAAATTATTTCAGATAGCGGGTAAATGAGGTGGGTACTAATTTTACATCCAACCGTTGGGACGGCTATGGTTTAAAAAATTGTACCGGGtaagtgtgtgtgtgtggcacTCCTGCTCCTCTCCATTGACATCCCATAGTAGGTATTCTTTGTTAAAGTAATTAAGGTGCTGTTTGGCATAATTTATGTGAAATAGCTTTTACTTTGTAGAATGAGTTTTTTCATAAACTACTTTTTGCAAAAGTAGTggttgtttggcctaacttttataaaaatagtttcttaacaaattgatgtgtttggcctactactgctttttagttttttttttttccataatcCTAAGAGTTTGGAGAAATAGAAGTAGAAGCATCAATTTGGTGCTTCTTTTTCTAGTAGCTTTTTTTTAACTTCTGACTTTTCAAAATTAGTTTTttatctccctaaattatagtgtttGACCCTGCTTCTAATTTTACAATTAGAAAAGCACTTAGAAAGCTTggccaaacaccccctaagtATTGTATGGAAAAGGAGAAGCTTGGTGGGTTAGTGTCGGTAGAGCTGGCCATCAGCACGGGCTGACTCGGCCCGGCCCGCCTTGACCCGTTATTTTATGCAACTTGGCCTGACCCGGGTCCTGAAATTCCAGCCCGGCCTGCCGCTGGGCCCGCCATTTCAgcaaaaatttaaaataaaaaaataaaatggtaaggCCTGCCAGCCCGGCCCGCCTCGAGTCATGGCCCGGATCAATCATATCCCAGCCCGGCATGGCCCCCAACCAAGCCCGCCCCTCTCCCTGACCTGGCCTGGGTCTGATCAGGAGAGCTCGGCCCGCTCCCTGGCCAGCCCGACATAGCCCTAGCCCGGCGCGAGTACATGTCTAAGTGTGGATTCTAGGATTTAGTCGATGGCAGTGCACAAAACTCTTGTCCATGAAAAATCGAGTAAAAACATTTCTTTCATATCATGTCGAGTGCGAGCATAATAATTCTACTTATCATCCTAATGAAAAATCGAGTAAAAACATTTAACttttataaaaatgaatcattATTCAAAAACACCGAGGCACAAGCCACAAATCCATTCGATCATAAGTTATCGCCTTTTCAGTCTTGGTTGGTCGTCATATTCTCGCACGAATTTGTACATGTTGTTGAAAAGATTGTCTTCAGAAGCATCATATCCAACTTTAAGGTCTCTATTACATACCCATTTTCTCTTGAGATTAATGTCCATGAGATCAGAATGATCATATATTTGTTGTCCACTGCCTGTTGGTTGCTTACTTCCTATTTCCATGACTCGAACAGGAGAAACTAAACTTCTTACATGTGGAGAGGAAAAATATATCGTTCTTGGATCCTTTTCACCTATATACTTGTCCAATTTAGTTTCAATGGCCGTGAAAGGTGTACGTCTCATGTCTTGACTAAAGACACTGGTTGAATTATCGATGAAGCCAAACAAACCGCCATTCCCTGAGATACATTCAAGCCCGCGAGCATATTTGTGCAACGGGGGAATTGAAAAATCGTACTTGTTTATCCATATGCCCTTTGTTTTATCTTCCAACACCCATAGTCTGTAATCCTTTAAATATCCTACCGTGTGACCCATGTTTATAACCATATCTATCAACCGTACACATCGACCACGATTACGTATCAGAAGAACAGGTTTGCTTGGAGGGCCAGGAATTTCATGAAATTTTTCGGAAACAATATCAAATAATGTTAAACCGGACCTCGTTATCCAAAACAATGTCCCTTGACATTCTGTGAAACATAAATCGGACAAATCAGGGGGAATATTCTGTATTTCCCACCAAATATTGGAACCAAGTGTGGTAATCGCAGCCAATAACTTGATTATTCTGCAACCCCTAATTCTGTTAGTCTCGTCTTCGAGTCTTACTACCCCGATTTTAAGAATCTTATACTCTTTTGTGGACAGTGAATAACTAAAGAACCACCAACCGAAGTGTCTGCATTCTTTAAATTTAGGAACATCGAGAACTTCTACTTCCTGTCCTATATAGGGATTAAAAATACGAAAGCTCTTCGATTCACTCGAGAAGACACATATCAAACCTCCACTTGATTGAAAATCCCCATACCCATACCTTTCGGTTGAGTAATTAGAGATCTTAGAGGTAGTCAGATGATCTCCTGATTGTTCCACAGTATACATTTCATAATTCATACAATTTTTGTCGGCGGCAGTAAAAAGACAGCCACGAGATTTCTGAAGTGCATGAGTTAATTGCAAATCAACAAACTTAGGGTCTCTCACGCACTTGTACCAAAACTTACTCGAGTGCCTCAGTTGTATGATTGAGTCGAACGGTAGCATAAGTGCAATATTGTGCAGTATATCACATGGCAGCCTATCAAAATACCCTCCAACCAATTTCTTTCGCTTCTCTTTCGAGCATGTCCGACCAAATTTGGCTGATCATGATTTCATACACGTACAAGAGACTAATTAGACAGTTTAATTTAAAATTTTGAGATCTAATATTCTAATATACGAAATAGTATTAAACTCGGCAATGTTTCAACTATATTAGGAGCCTAAACATATTGACAGAGGAAGTACCTCTTTAGTATATGAATAATATGATTCGAATCGCTGCTACAATATAAGGTGGTACCATACTACCATgtgatacatatatatataggcaaCATAGCCGGATtataaaaacacacaaaaacgaCTATTTTCGGATGATCCATAAATCGTGTTACGAACAACAAAAATCAACACAAAAATTGAATTTACCTGAATTAGGAGCATGATTTTTCGGTAGTTTCACCATGGAAGGCTTGCTGGTAATTTCTGGATTTTCCATCACCCTTAGAAAACATGCAGTTTTCAGGTTCTTGTATAATAAAGAGGGATTACACAATGGAAGACTTGCTggtaattaggaaaaaaaattgcTTTAGGTAATATTTTCAATAGGTTTCAAGTTCTTATACAACCTCAATACGTCTTAATAATTACGAAACGGGCCGGACCACAAATTCTTGTATAATAAAGAGGAATTACACAAGAATTTCGGTAGATTATCCAACATGTTGTATTGGTTGTATAGAATAAAACACGAGCTTTATGATGTTATTTGAGTTTAGAGCAATAGATTACGAGCgaccttttgttttaaataaagGATCCAAGCTCCGTTATAAAAATACtgaatttaatttaaaaaattataataaaactaAAAAAACAATATGTATAAGCTCAATTAGatttaatttttgacattaaaaaattaaaatatttttttttttggaaaaagcCACTTGGGGTCTAGATCATATTAATAAAATCCATTGTCACACGATCAGCAATGTTGTGAGGTAGGACTTCGTCCCAGACCCTTCTACCTAGCTGTCATGGCCACGCATGAGCTAACTCGTGAACCATAGTAAACAAGAAATTAACAGTCTCAAAAGAAGCACATAAATCATAAATGTCGTCATAGACTAGGAAAATATCACTTCGGCCTCTTCTATTCATCTTCAAATCTTCGATCACGCTGAGTCAATCACTTTCGATCTCCACTTTTGTTAAACCGGCCCTTTCAGCTTCAGTCAGTCCCAAAAGAATTGCTTCCGACACTACACGATCATTTGAATGCCTATTCAAATGAAAAATTAGCATCAAGCAAAATACAAAGGGCAAGTTGATATCTGGACAATCATCTGGATGCCTGAATCAAGTTGAAGCTACGAGACCATCGAACACCTTTTCTGCTAATTTCACGCAAAACATATTTACCCGCGTCTTTGTGTTTACATTCATGGTGGGGTGAGATGAAATGCTTCAATGAGACTAGGCTCTCCATATAACCGCTTGAAGTGCAAAAAAAACCCTTGCTTCCAGTGCGCTTATGTTGTTGGGTGCCAAGGCCGTAATGGAACACTTCTCTCATGTTTCCCTTTTGTATAGTAACAAATAACTCGTTGTCATTTATCCAAAAGTGCGGCGGTTCAATTGGTTCATGGTCCGGAAAGTTAACAACAATCGCCTTGCTCCAAATACAATCTTTGAGTACCCATACATCAATAATAAACCCACGAGTGAAATTTCTACTACGATGGAGACAGCTAAGGCAAGCTTGCCATCTGGTCGAGGATAAGAGTTGATGATCGTGGGTATGACTCGTATGAGGGTCTTCATGTTCACATTTTGGAATGGGAAACTCCTTCAATACTTCCTCTCCCATGTCAAATGATAACAAGGTTAGCTCGGTTTTTCCAAACTCGACTTCTTTATCAAACAACCAATTGCAGATTCTTCCATTTGCATTTGAAGCGCCATCTCCCTCTAATCCGTAAGTGCAACGAGGAGAAATACTAGAATATAGTTTTCGCCAATGTCCATGGCGCAAAGAGTACAGGTTCACCGTGCAAAGATAGTTATCTTTACTCGGGAAAGTCAATAGCGACAACTTTGTAGTCGTTTTGAATGGGGTCAAAGCCAAGTGCTTTTTTCCCATTATATGTCGTCTTTGTTGGGCATGGTGGCAGCAACACGATCTCTTGAATTAACGGGTTACACAATAAGATCCCCTCTCTCCAAAAATGAAAGCAGATAATGCCATGACAGGAGTTAGATATCTCTATTGATAGATCAGGTAAACACTCGAACTTGGTTGAAAATCGAAAGGATTTTGATTTGGTGAAAGAGTACAAACATGGGTTACCCGATTTGCTAACATAGGAAAACATGTAATCAACATTGTCCAACACCGTAGACGACGAGGTAGTTCGAATAAGATAATTCTTCATGGCAAATTGATGGTCATTCCTGATACGACGCAACCATGTTTTGCACACAATCGTGAAGCGTAGTAACGATTTAACAGGAAGGTAACATAAAATCTCCGAAACCAATTCTTCTGGGATATTATTAGGCCTAACAATTTCATTACCCATTCAACTACCAACAATCTCCGCGACAACGGCACCAATTAATTATTCTTTTCCATAGAACCAAAATATCTATTTTGAATTGACACACAATTAAATTTATATCGTATCGTATTCGTATCACAAATCACAAAATGATAACCAGTTAAATATTCCTTTGGAAGTTGAAGAAATTAACCAATATCTGAACAAAAACACACCAAATTTAGAAAACAAATATCAATATACAAAATTCAATACGAGAAAATTAGATGATAAAAGAGAGATGCGAAGAACCTTGACGAACGATCCACCCCAAAATTGACATTGCCCAGACACAAATACTCGTATACGCCTCTgaaatatttacgggtttttggGTAATCAGTTTGTGAGAGGGGGAGTAGGGTTGCTACATTTAATTGCCACTTGCATATTGTGTGAAGGACATTATTCGTTtttagcttgtga contains:
- the LOC141658549 gene encoding F-box protein At3g57590-like; this translates as MENPEITSKPSMVKLPKNHAPNSAKFGRTCSKEKRKKLVGGYFDRLPCDILHNIALMLPFDSIIQLRHSSKFWYKCVRDPKFVDLQLTHALQKSRGCLFTAADKNCMNYEMYTVEQSGDHLTTSKISNYSTERYGYGDFQSSGGLICVFSSESKSFRIFNPYIGQEVEVLDVPKFKECRHFGWWFFSYSLSTKEYKILKIGVVRLEDETNRIRGCRIIKLLAAITTLGSNIWWEIQNIPPDLSDLCFTECQGTLFWITRSGLTLFDIVSEKFHEIPGPPSKPVLLIRNRGRCVRLIDMVINMGHTVGYLKDYRLWVLEDKTKGIWINKYDFSIPPLHKYARGLECISGNGGLFGFIDNSTSVFSQDMRRTPFTAIETKLDKYIGEKDPRTIYFSSPHVRSLVSPVRVMEIGSKQPTGSGQQIYDHSDLMDINLKRKWVCNRDLKVGYDASEDNLFNNMYKFVREYDDQPRLKRR